In Atopobium sp. oral taxon 416, the genomic stretch GCGGTCCTGATGATTGTCATGAACGCAAACTGCACGTTGGTGATATCGGTTGTGAGACGCGTCACTAAGGAACTCGTCGAGAACTTATCGATGTTTGAGAATGAGAATGTCTGAATCTTGTGAAAGATATCGTGGCGCAAGTTCCTGGCGAAACCCGTTGAGGCAATGGAGCAGGTGATGCCGGCTCCGGTGCCGAAGGCCAGCGACGCCAGTGCCATAATCACCAGGATCAGCCCATAGTGGGCGATGGTCGACATAGGCGCCCCCGCCTCAATCCGGTCGATCAGGGTAGCGGTGACAAAAGGGATAGCACACTCCATCGCAACCTCGCCTGTGACGATGATGGGGGTCGCAAGTGAGGTCTTCTTGAATTCCCGCAGTGATTTGCCCAGCGTGGAGAAAATATCTCTATAGGAGTATTCAGGCACACTCGAGTCAGTGCCGGCACTGACCGCTTCGTGAATCCTGTCTTTTACTTTCACGTCTGTTTACACCTTCTCTCGTTTCTGTGCCTGTGCTAAATCCATCCAATGAAGTCTCACCCGTGTGAGGAGTGCAAGCAACACTTTCTTTTCCTGGTCGCTCAAAACCGAAAATGCTTCTCTTTCGAACGCTGTTTTACGCTTGACCCACCGTTTTGCCTCTTCCCGTCCGCTTTCTGTCAGTGACACGTTGATCTGGCGTCGGTCTTTCTCAGAGCGCTCCCTCTTGACAAGCCCGCACGCTTCCAGCTTTGAGAGGGTTTCAGAGAGCGCTGCGGAGCTGATGGGAACCTCTCCGCTCTGCAGATCTTTCTGAGTCATCGTTCCGCCGTTAGCAAGCAGCCTGAGGAGCGCATGGGGCTGTCCAGACCTGCTTGTGAACGATGCGTGCATTATCGCGTTAATCAAACCGAATGTATCAAGCAACTGACGTTCAACGGGGCCTGTATTAAAGAAGTCCCGAGCCGTTTTCTCATACTGTGAATCCTGCATATTCCGCCTCATATGACTCTCGCCGTTTATTGTACGGAGAAAACTATAGGTACCTAATAATCAGATGTCTAGGTACCTAACGAATTATTCAAATATCCTAGAAAAAGTGAAGTTCAATACTAGAGGAAGTGCCGGATTACAGCATCCGTTTGACCGTTTTGAGGACAACTTCAATCACGTCGTCCGGTGCCTCTTTGGGCAGCGTGTGGCCATGACCCTCCGAGATGAAGAGCTGCGCTTGGGAGATTGCCCCGACAATGCGTTTCGTCTCTTCAGGCTTGATAACGTCATACTGCCCGGCCATCACCGTTGTAGGGCAGGAGATTGACTTCAAGCTCTCCGGATCAATGTGCGGCTCGATCTCCATCAGGTTCAAAAGCTCTGCCTGTTGGCGTGCCTCCTGCGCAGTGGGGGACATCAAGGTGGGGTCAATTGCGCCATCTTTCGGAAGGTTCTCGACCCACTCAGCCCAATCGAGCAGACGTTGGATGGTGGCTTGAGGATCCCATCCCTCGTTGTTGACACCTTCAGGGGTAAGGTTTGCTCCGATCGAGGTGAGGGAGGCGACAAGCTCCGGATGCTTTGAGACGATGAGGAGCGCCTCGATCGCTCCGTCGGAGAAGCCGACCAAGTGGCAGCGTTTGAGGTCGAGTGCCTCCATCACCCCTATAGCATCGTTCGCC encodes the following:
- a CDS encoding MarR family winged helix-turn-helix transcriptional regulator, with the protein product MQDSQYEKTARDFFNTGPVERQLLDTFGLINAIMHASFTSRSGQPHALLRLLANGGTMTQKDLQSGEVPISSAALSETLSKLEACGLVKRERSEKDRRQINVSLTESGREEAKRWVKRKTAFEREAFSVLSDQEKKVLLALLTRVRLHWMDLAQAQKREKV
- a CDS encoding alpha/beta fold hydrolase, which translates into the protein MQIPEPPQIHFPSPYERPHTPLSFAQRIERPDGAFIATFGYNTESAAQTPILFLHGNGEDHEIFGPIIDACVEVGYPVYAPDSRAQGQSTRGTAKLTYEVMANDAIGVMEALDLKRCHLVGFSDGAIEALLIVSKHPELVASLTSIGANLTPEGVNNEGWDPQATIQRLLDWAEWVENLPKDGAIDPTLMSPTAQEARQQAELLNLMEIEPHIDPESLKSISCPTTVMAGQYDVIKPEETKRIVGAISQAQLFISEGHGHTLPKEAPDDVIEVVLKTVKRML